The stretch of DNA TTTCTGTCCTGGTCGGTCAGTACCGCTTTGTCGTTGATCAGCAGGGCCTGGAACTCCGCGCTGCCCGGCAGGCGAACGCGGGCGAACAGCCCCGGCGTGAACTGACGCTGGGCGTTATCCAGCAGGGCGCGCATGCGGATGGTGCCGGTGCTGGCGGTGAGCTGGTTATCGAGGAAGTCCACTTTGCCCTGGTGCGGGTAGCCTTCTTCCCCGGACAGGCCAATTTCTACCGGCAGCGCCTGATGGTTGCTGGCCGCGCCCTGGCCGCTGCGGGCGAGGTTCTGGTAGTGGAGATAGGTGGATTCATCCACGTCGAAGTAGGCGTAAACCGTCTTCTGAGACACCACGGTAGTGAGCACGCTGGCGCTGTCGCCCGCCGTGACCAGGTTGCCGCTGGTGATCAACGCGCGGCTGGCGCGGCCGTCGATCGGGGCGGTGACTTTGGTGAAGTCGAGGTTAAGCTGGGCCGCGTCAACCGCCGCCTGGGCCGCACGAATATCGGCGTCGGCCTGGGTGGCTGCAGAGCGGCGCTGTTCCCACTCTTCGCGGGAAATCACGTTGGTGCCGATCAGCTTATCGGTGCGGCTGGCTTCGCTGCGGGCGAGGCTGGCCTGGGTTTTAGCTCTCATCAACGCCGCCTGCGCCTGTTCCAGCGCGGCACGGTAGGTTCTGTCGTCGATGGTGAACAGCACTTCGCCTTTCTTCACTTCCTGGCCGTCGGTGTAGTTCACTTTGTCGATATAGCCGGAGACGCGGGGGCGGAGCTGAACGCTTTCCACCGCCTCGATGCGGCCGTTGAAGCTGTCCCACTGGCTGACGGGTTTCACCACCACGTCGGCGACGCTGACGGCAGGTGCCTGCGGCACGGCGTTTTGTGCGACTCCCCGGTCGCATCCGGCGAGAAGCGCGGCAAGCAGTACCGGCCCCAACACGCGCAGATGAAGGCTAACCCAATGTTTTTGCAGGCTCATTATTCTTATTCCGATAGTTGAAGTCGGCCGGGCAAGACGCAGCGGAGGGTGCCGCGCCACTTCCTTTGTCCGGGCTGACCTGAGGCCATTTGTGTCGCTCATCGGCACAAAATGTGTATCAATTACGAATACAGTATCGCGGCGATTGTAGGAAGGCGTAGAACTAAGTGCAAGAATAATTGTTGCACTTTATGTGCTATTTGTGCCCTTGCAAAAAGGCCCATTTGTAACGGGGATTTAATGTAACAATAAAACTTGCAATTTTTGTCAAAGCAGGTCAACTTTAAATGCAACTGATAAAGATGCTTTTAACAAACCCGCAGGGGAGAGACACGATGAGCACCGATGCCTTCATGCATGATTTACTCAACTGGATAGATAATCACCTGGACAGCCGCCTCGACATCAACACCGTTTCCGAGCGGGCAGGGTACTCGAAGTGGCACCTGCAGCGGATCTTCAAGCAGCACACCGGCTACAACCTGGGGGAGTACATTCGCGCGCAGAAGCTGAAGAAATCTGCCGAGCGCCTGAGCCACACCGAAGAGCCGATCCTGAACGTGGCGATCTCCCTGGGCTTTGACTCGCAGCAGTCTTTCAACCGCAGCTTTAAGCGCCAGTACGGTATTGCGCCGGGCGTGTGGCGCAGGCAGCTGGCGCACGACGGGAACCGCTATGGAGCCTGAGGCTTTCTCCGCGCGGGCAACCCGCTTTATGCTTTGGCTTATACCCGACGATAAACCCCGGCGATGAAACCGGGGTGGGCGTCATCCGCTAGACTCCGCGCGGCTTCGGCGCGATAACGTCCTCGATAAACGCTTTGACCTGCTTCTGCCTGCGGGTGGAAAGCTTACACACCTTGCGCAGCGTCTGCATGATCTCCGGCTCTTCCACCGGCGGCTGCGGTTCTTTGGCCGTTAATATCAGGCAGCCAGGCAGAACCCGCACCTCCACGCTCGTGCCCGTATCAAAACCCGCTTCCGCAAGCCAGAACCCATTTAACGTTATGGCGGGTGAGGGCTGGAGTTTTTTCGAATCTCGAATGTAGCCCACAGTATAAGTCCTTGTTGTTGTGGGGATGTGCTTCTCTGGCTTACTATGCTCGTCAGTCATGATCAACTCCTGTTTAGTTGGTTGTGATTAGCGGTTAGGGCGGGTTGCCGCCTGCCTTAATCGCGCTTCTTTTACTTCTTTTCTTTATTGCTTCTTACAGCTGTTGATAGCTGCTTACTACATGCGGGTATTATACCTTGCGGGCTGGTTTTGCTGGCAAAAGGGTCGGATAAATGGAATGCGCCTCCCCAAAAATGGTAGGGGGAAAATATCTTTTATTCGCTTACTATTTCTTCTCTTCGGCTCTTGTTAATCATTGATAAAAACAGGTGCATTCTTGGTTAATTTGTTGCTAACAGATCTGAACATTTACCCCGCTTGCCCCGACGATGCGCAGATGCTGGCTGATATACGCGTTGAATCAATGCGGCCCAGTCTGGAAGCGCTGAACAGGTTTGATCCCGTCAGAGCGCGAGAGCGTTTTCTTTCGACGTTTGAGGAAAGTGATACCTTCATCCTTTCCCTGGATGGCGAAGTCGCTGGTTTCTATGTGCTCAGAACCTACCCTGAATATTTCTATCTGGATCACTTCTATATTAAAAACCAATTTCAGGGGAGAGGAATCGGAAGCATTGTGATGGAAGGCCTGAAGACACAAGCCAGCACTTTGAAGAAACCTATCCGGTTGATCGCCCTAAAAGAAAGCCCGGCCAATGCATTTTATCTCTCTCAGGGTTTTGTTTTTGAGCGTGAGGAGGGGGTTGATAGGCATTATTTTTGGGAGTTGGACGGTCTCTAGAAGTAGATGGTTTGTGTTTTAGGGAGTGTTTAACATATGTCTACAGGTATTGGTGGGATTGTTATCAGAATGCAAGTTATTCTGATGGTTTTTAGGCGGGTGATTTTGTTTTTTCTTTAATAATATTGTTTTTTATAATATTTCAATGCTTATTTGCAACCGAATAAAAATCGCACTGATTAATATCTTTTAATTCTAAAGGCAGCATTAGAGTTTCTAATTCTGCCTTTAGATGGGGCTATATTTTTGCTTTTAGCTTAAAAGTGAAGTCTCGACTTCGAATGGCATCTTCTTTACTTAAAGAAACTGTGTCTTTAACTGAGTCTATAATTTTACAAGATTGAATGAATATATTAAGGATGAGATTCATATTCTTAGCATCGGTCAAAATTTTATCTTTATTGTTATTGTTATTTTTAATTAAAAGTATATATGCTACATAGGCAATGTGATATTTATAGTCTTTATACGATTTTTTGATTTTACGAAGTCTAAACAAAGTTTCCAACCTGTTTACAATCAAAGAAGAAGTGTAATATGCATGCATATTTTGTGTAGAATTAAACAATCTGGCACTATTACTTGTTAGTATTTCCCCATAATAACGATGAGTGCTTTGAGGTTGCTCCAGTATCAGTGAAACATAAGCTTTAACTTGCGCAGCAAGCGTCACTACCTGAAAAGGTTTTATTTGTGGATGACCGAGGTATTCTTTAGATCTACGCTCATAATAAATAGGATTGGTATATCCTTTTGCCATTGCTTTGTAATACTCTTCTAAATCCTTATGAAATGGCTTTAGCGATTCAAAGGCTTCATCCCTAACCTCAGTTTGTCTATTGGTTGCTCTTATTATATTGTTGATTACAGTTTGATCGTTTGTTTCAATTATTTTAACTATAAGATAAACTTCATTATTTATAAATTCTCTGTTTTCAAATATTACATTACTAGACTGACAGCCATTAACAATTTGAAAATCAGATAGCTTTAATTTTGTCCCAACTTTATCTACCTTTTTGGAAATTATTGTAATGCCATTATTTAATAAAGGTAATAATGCTTGCATTGTCTTGTCTTTAAGCGTCTTGCTGATCTCTTGATTTACTTTGTTGTCACCTTGATAATCCCTTACGTTATCATAGAATAACCCCTTTGCAAGCACCCCATCCTCATTTGTTATTAGGTTTATATAGTCTTTTATTGGGACGCAGCCTATGAAAGATTGTCGGACATTTAATTTTTCTGATACATCAGGTAAAACAATTTGAGTTTGAAATGGAATTTCCTTTACTGATTTTCTGCTCAGTTCACGGTATGTCTGCTTTAGCCTTTCAGCGTCATAAAATTCTATTTTTGATTTGTTTGAAAAGAGATTTCTTTTATCTAATTCTTGTAATTCTCGTTCTGCTTTTCCTTTGATTTGAGATGGTTCTTTCCATTCGCCAGTGGTGACGAAAAATAATTTCAAAACAGGAGCTTTTTCGAAGTCAATAGAATGTTGATAAACCTTTTGCTTAAGCTTTCTAATTTTATTTATATTTTCATTTTCTGGTATTGATGGCTCATCATCAAATAAGCTTTTAACTCCAAAAATAAAATTGCCGACTTGGTCTCCTTTGAATTTAGGCGAGTTTTTTGATTGAATTAAAGCGAAAACAACATCAAGGCTACCATTTCGCTCCCGCAAAAAGTCGATTTCTTCTTCAGATGTAACAATTGAACCATTTACTATAATCGCAGCACCATCAATTGCTAAATCATCCCCTCCACCTGTTGAAAGGTCATCAACATCTAATTCTCTAGGATACAATTTAGAGACTACGTTAAAATTTGAAAACTTCTCGAATTGCTCATCTTCATCTAATTCTGTATATTCATTTTGCTCACAGAAATTGGCTAAGAAATTTTTCAATATTTCATCTTTCATTTTATTATCCTTTATAAAACACAAAAAATGGCGAGTTATAGTTTAAAACCACTGACCGTTATACTAATTAACCATGTAAGTTGAAGTAATCATATACCCAAATAATGGCTGTTGACTTTTTTAATTTTAGCTATTGGAGTGGATTGTGTTTCAAAAACAAATTATGTGCATATTTTTCTCTGGCGTAATATAAAATTTGAATCCTTGGTGGCATATTTTTGGAAAATGCTACAGCTTCAATTATACTTAGTCTGCAGTTCAAAAATAATGCAAAGACATGCCTCACCTTGTTGCTTTTCTCCATAGAAGAGTGGCAATGATTAAGGAAGATGTATGTTTCATTTGTTAGTGATTTTGATTAGCCTAAGTATTTTATATCATTGATTATTATCACTATTTAACTAGTCTCATTTTCCATGTTCATCATGTCAAACATAATCACTTAACATCTCATCAAAGATATAGTTTTCAGTTGTATTGACCTGCTCCCCGTTGATTAATACACCGCGATGTTAGTAATGTCTTCATAAGCCACATGAGGACATCCCCATGAAGAAGCGTTTTTCCGACGAACAGATCATCAGTATCCTACGCGAAGCTGAAGCAGGGGTTTCTGCCCGTGAGCTCTGCCGCAAGCACGCCATTTCCGACGCCACCTTTTATACCTGGCGTAAGAAGTATGGCGGTATGGAGATGCCCGAGGTTAAGCGCCTGAAGTCGCTTGAGGAAGAGAACGCCAGACTCAAGAAGCTGCTTGCCGAAGCCATGCTGGATAAGGAGGCACTTCAGGTGGCTCTGGGGCGAAAGTACTGACGACAGACCAGAAGCGGGAAGCCGTTGAGTTTATGTGTGATGCGACCGGTCTGTCGCAACGTCGTGCCTGCACGCTTACAGGTTTGCCCCTGTCGACCTGCCGCTATGAGGCTCAGCGTCCGGCGACTGATGCGCATTTATCAGAGCGCATCACTGAGCTGGCACTGGAGCGCAGGCGTTTTGGCTACCGCCGCATCTGGCAGTTACTGCGCCGTGAAGGCCTTCATGTTAATCACAAGCGCGTGTACCGCCTTTATCATCTGAGAGGGCTGGGCGTAAAACGCAGACGACGTCGTAAAGGGCTGGCAACAGAACGTCTGCCGCTGCTCCGCCCGGCGGCGCCCAACCTGACCTGGTCGATGGATTTTGTCATGGACGCGCTCGCCACCGGTCGCAGGATCAAGTGCCTGACCTGTGTGGACGACTTCACGAAGGAGTGCCTGACAATCACCATCGCATTCGGGATTTCAGGCGTTCAGGTCACGCGTATTCTGGACAGCATTGCACTGTTTCGAGGCTATCCGGCGACGATAAGAACTGACCGGGGGCCGGAGTTCACCTGCCGCGCACTGGATCAATGGGCCTTTGAGCATGGTGTTGAGTTGCGCTTAATCCAGCCGGGCAAGCCAACGCAGAACGGATTTATTGAGAGCTTTAACGGACGATTTCGCGATGAATGTCTGAATGAGCACTGGTTCAGCGATATCGTTCACGCCAGGAAAGTTATTAATGACTGGCGGCAGGATTATAACGAGTGTCGTCCACATTCAGCACTGAATTATCAGACGCCATCAGAGTTTGCAGCACGGTGGCGAAATGGAAAATGTGAAGGTAAACAAACCGACATTACTAACTGATAGTTGTATCTAATACTGGGGGCAGGTCAGTATATCCTTACGTTCAATCGCAGTGGTACCAACTATCTTCCTGACTAAGATGAAATGTTCTTTGAGTATATCTACGATTAACAGTGGGTCATTATAATGCCGGAATATTGTTTCTGAATGGAGCAGGATTTTGGGGCAGGGTCAAGTCTCTAATGCACCTCTGGCCTGAACCGGCTGAACAGCTTTAACCAGAGTATGAGCCTTAATCTCAGTGATGTTGATATCACCGATTGCTGGGAAAACATCTCTCTCAAGCGAGCGCCAGATATCGTCGGCATAGTCCTCTGTTACGCTGGCTTTCTTCACATTCCACCAACGCTCGGCAACTAACAGGAAGGTGTTGGTTTTGGCCTCTTGAGAATTCCTCACCTGTTCTTTCTGATGTTCCTGAGGATCAATATCTTTTGCCAATAAAACTCGAGATTCGGCTCTGAGTTTACGCGCATCAGAAAGTGAGACGGCAGGGTAGGCTCCGAAGCTCTGTTTGGTTCGCTGCTTGGTCAGAGGGCGATAGTAACGGAACTGCCAAAGCTTACTGCCACTGGACTTGATTAACAGAGTAAGCCCGTCACCGTCATACAGCTGGTAATCGGCATCTTTAGGTTTGGCGGCTTTGATTTCCGTATCGGTTAACGGCTTGGTTTTTCTTGCCATGGGGGAGTCTCCATGCGTTTAGGCCCAACGAAAACAATAGAGCTTTTCGTTGGGCCTATCAATGGGCCTAAAAGGTTCGGATTTAATTAGTTCTCTTCGGACTTCACGGGACAAATTACAGGCACAAAAAAGCCCGCATAACTTTCGCCATGCGGGCTTTCAGGACTTCGTATCGGGCTCTGGTAACCGTCAACAAAGGATTTTGGTGGAGCTGGCGGGAGTTGAACCCGCGTCCGAAATTTCTACATCCTCGGTACTACATGCTTAGTCAGTCTTTACATTCGCCGGGCAACTGCGGACAGACACGCCATTACCAAACTATCCTGATTAGTTTTAATGCTTCAACCCCAGGCAAGGCATCCACACGATCTCTTTTGGGTTTGACCTCTCTTTGATCCCCGTCTTAAGAGCGGAAGCTAGGGAGAGAGGGCTCAGAGCAGGTTATTAAGCTGCTAAAGCGTAGTTTTCGTCGTTTGCGACTATTTTTTTGCGGCTTTTTACGAGGCCAACCGCCCCTCGGCATGCACCTTGGGTTTCGCAAATCCCGTCGAATCCAGAATCAGCCCCAATGTGTACCAGCGAGTATAACAGATTTATTACGCGCGTGACCAGCCGTCTAAAGAGAAATCCCGCCGAGTGCTGGTCGTACAAAATTCCTTCAGCACCAGCGGGATAGATGGTCAATTAACGTTCGCGCAGCGCCTCGCGGGCGCGGTTGAACGGCTTAATCAGGTACTCAACGATGGTTTTCTGCCCGGTTTTAATGTCCACGGTCGCCACCATCCCCGGTGAGATGGAGAAATGGTGGCCGATTTTGTTCACCAGGTAGTCCTGGTTAGTGCGGATAAACACCCGGTAGTAGACGATTTCCGGCTTCACCTTGTCCTGAATGGTGTCCGGGGAGATGGTTTCCACCGAGCCTTCGAGCCCGCCGTAAATCGCGTAATCGTAGGCGGTGATTTTCACCAGCGCGCGCTGCCCTGGGTGAATAAAGGCGATGTCGCGAGGGGAGAGCCGGGCCTCAATCAGCAGGTGGTCGTCCACCGGCACAATCTCCATCATCTCACCGTTCGGCGGAATAACGCCGCCGATGGTGGTCACCTGAATGTTCTTCACGATGCCGCGCACCGGCGAGCGCACGGTCATGCGGGTCACCGAATCCTCACGCCCTTTGATGATGGAGGTCAGCATGTCCACTTCGGCATTGGCTTTCGACAGCGCCTCACGCGCCTGCACGTAATACTGCGAGCGCAGGTCGGTTATTCTCAGGCCCAGGTCGCTTTTCTGCCGCTGCAGGCGCAGCACTTCTACGTGGCTCGCCGCGCCGCTTTTCACCAGCCGCTGGGTGATATCCAGCTCTTTGTTGACCGACGTCAGCGCGTCCCGCAGCTCGGATTCGGAGTCGTTCAGCTGCGCCCGGCGGGTTTTATACAGCCGGGTTTCGGAGGCGACAAGATCGGGCGAGGCCTTGAGCGAATCCGGGAACTTCAGCGGCTGGTCGTTCACCTCTGCGTAAAGCCTGGCGCTGGAGGCGAGCGAGGCGCGGTAGCGAGCCGCGCTTTCGCCCACGTTGGACTCGGAGCGCGTCGGGTCGAGGCGGGCGACAATTTGCCCGGCCTGCACTTTATCGCCCTCGTGCACCAGCAGCTCGGTGACTATCCCGCCGTCCAGCGACTGCAAAATTTGCTCGCGGGAACTCGGCACCACTTTGCCGGTGCCGGTGGAGACTTCATCCAGCGTGCCGAACCACGCCCACACGCCAAACAGAATAAACAGCAGCGTGATGAGCAGGATGATGCGGCTCGCTCCGGAAAATTCGCTTTCGCGCTGGATGTCCGGGTCATCGTTGGTGACGTCATGCTGACTGGTTTTCATTGTTCCACTCCCGCGGTGGTGTCTGGGCGGCGGCCGGGGCCTGAGCCGGTACCGGTCTTGCGGCGCCGAGCGCCTGGGCCTTCGGTGCATCCATTACCAGCTGGCCGTCTTTGAGCACCAGCACGCGTTCGACCAGTTCGAGCACCGGCACGCGGTGGGTGGCGACCACCAGCGTGCGGTGGCCGAGCCACTGGTTAAGCCGCTGAATAAATTCGCGTTCGGTGTGGTCGTCCAGCGAGGCGGTCGGTTCATCGAGCAGCACGATGTTGGGCGAGCGCAGCAGCATACGCGCCAGCAGGATCGACTGACGCTGCCCGCCGGAAAGCCCGCTGCCGCCTTCCATGATCGGGTGATCCAGCCCCTTCGGCAGATGCTTCACGAAGTTGCTCGCGCCGCTGACTTCTAACGCCTCGAAGATCGCATCGTCGCTGGCGTGTGGCGCGCCAAGGGTGAGGTTTTCCCGCAGCGTGCCGTAGAACAGCCGGGCGTTCTGGCTCAGGAAGCCGATGTTGCGGCGCAGATCCGCCATGTCGATTTGGGTCATCGCCAGATCGTCGAGCCTGGCTTCGCCGCTGGCCAGATCGACGCCGCCGGCAAGCGCCTGCAGCAGCGTGGATTTGCCCGCGCCGTTACGCCCGAGCACGGCAATGCGTTCGCCGCGCTGGATCTCAAGGCGGGCAATACGCAGCGGAATGCGCGGATCTTCGCTGTGGTATTTGAACTGGGCGCTTTCAAACAGGTAGTGGCCGTGGAAGATGTCTTTGTGGATGAGGTTTTCATCGCGCTGGGTTTCCACCGGCAGCTGCATGATGCTGTCCAGCCCCTGTTTGGCGGCTTTGACCTGCTGCCAGCGCGCAAGCACGCCGCACAGGTTTGCCATCGGGGCAATCATCCTTGAGGCCAGCATGGAGGCGGCGACCATTGCCCCGGTGGTCATCTCGCCTTCAATGACCAGCGGCGCCCCGAACAGCACCACCACCACAAACACCAGGCTCTGAATGGTGATCCCCCAGCTGATTAAGCCCTGGGTCAGTTCGCGAGTTTTCAGGCCGGATTCGGCAGTAATGCGGATGTAGCTGTTCCACTGCTGGAGGAAACGGTTCTCCGCCTGCATCAGCTTGATGTCCTCCAGCCCCTGCACGCTTTCTACCAGCACGGCGTTGCGCAGGGTTGATTCGTGCGCGGCCTGGTTTGCCAGCGTGGCGAGCTTTTTCTGCAGCAGCAGGCCGGGTAGCACCATCACAATGGCGGCAACCGGGGCGATCCATGCCAGCTGCGGGGCGATGATCGCCAGTACGCCAACAAACAGCAGGAAGAACGGCAGATCGACGATCGTGGAGATGGTCGAGGAGGTGATCATCTCGCGGATCTGCTCCAGCTCGCGCAGCTGAGAAATAAAGCTGCCGGTGGAGCGGGGCACTGCGCTGTTGCGCAGCCGCAGGGCGTGGCTGAAGACGCGATCGGAAATGCGCATATCGGCCCGCTTGCCCAGCACGTCCATGATGTTGCTGCGCGTGACTTTCAGGATGAAGCCAAACACCACGGCGATCAGCACGCCGGTCGCCAGCACGTACAGCGTCGGGTACGACTGGGCGGGGATCACCCGGTCGTATACCTGCATCGAGAACAGGATCCCGGCCAGCGACAGCACGTTCACCCAAAAGGCCGCCAGCATCACCGGGCCATAAGGGCGAACGTCAAGCATGATCAGCTCTTTCATCCAGTCGGGGCTGAAGCGTGAGATATAGGCGTCGACGCGGCTGTCTTTCAGGGCCGAGAGCGGGCGCAGGGCGGCCACAAAGCGAATTTCCGGCAGCAGTTTGCTGAGCGACTGGCGGTTGGTGTGGCGTTCGTCGTCGAAGTAGCAGATATCCACGGTGTCCTCACCGTCAAACTGTTCGATCACCGCGATCTGGCCGCTGGCTAAGTCCACCACTACCGGCAGCCG from Cedecea neteri encodes:
- a CDS encoding type I secretion system permease/ATPase, translating into MSQTASPAGEYLSEQALTQWAHAISHVAGHYRVVCSPGTIQANAPWFKDKTKVAALTQLSRQAGLSFHLLGNTEKAIAQWRLPVVVDLASGQIAVIEQFDGEDTVDICYFDDERHTNRQSLSKLLPEIRFVAALRPLSALKDSRVDAYISRFSPDWMKELIMLDVRPYGPVMLAAFWVNVLSLAGILFSMQVYDRVIPAQSYPTLYVLATGVLIAVVFGFILKVTRSNIMDVLGKRADMRISDRVFSHALRLRNSAVPRSTGSFISQLRELEQIREMITSSTISTIVDLPFFLLFVGVLAIIAPQLAWIAPVAAIVMVLPGLLLQKKLATLANQAAHESTLRNAVLVESVQGLEDIKLMQAENRFLQQWNSYIRITAESGLKTRELTQGLISWGITIQSLVFVVVVLFGAPLVIEGEMTTGAMVAASMLASRMIAPMANLCGVLARWQQVKAAKQGLDSIMQLPVETQRDENLIHKDIFHGHYLFESAQFKYHSEDPRIPLRIARLEIQRGERIAVLGRNGAGKSTLLQALAGGVDLASGEARLDDLAMTQIDMADLRRNIGFLSQNARLFYGTLRENLTLGAPHASDDAIFEALEVSGASNFVKHLPKGLDHPIMEGGSGLSGGQRQSILLARMLLRSPNIVLLDEPTASLDDHTEREFIQRLNQWLGHRTLVVATHRVPVLELVERVLVLKDGQLVMDAPKAQALGAARPVPAQAPAAAQTPPREWNNENQSA
- a CDS encoding helix-turn-helix domain-containing protein, which encodes MSTDAFMHDLLNWIDNHLDSRLDINTVSERAGYSKWHLQRIFKQHTGYNLGEYIRAQKLKKSAERLSHTEEPILNVAISLGFDSQQSFNRSFKRQYGIAPGVWRRQLAHDGNRYGA
- a CDS encoding GNAT family N-acetyltransferase; this translates as MVNLLLTDLNIYPACPDDAQMLADIRVESMRPSLEALNRFDPVRARERFLSTFEESDTFILSLDGEVAGFYVLRTYPEYFYLDHFYIKNQFQGRGIGSIVMEGLKTQASTLKKPIRLIALKESPANAFYLSQGFVFEREEGVDRHYFWELDGL
- the symE gene encoding endoribonuclease SymE, with amino-acid sequence MTDEHSKPEKHIPTTTRTYTVGYIRDSKKLQPSPAITLNGFWLAEAGFDTGTSVEVRVLPGCLILTAKEPQPPVEEPEIMQTLRKVCKLSTRRQKQVKAFIEDVIAPKPRGV
- a CDS encoding AIPR family protein — protein: MKDEILKNFLANFCEQNEYTELDEDEQFEKFSNFNVVSKLYPRELDVDDLSTGGGDDLAIDGAAIIVNGSIVTSEEEIDFLRERNGSLDVVFALIQSKNSPKFKGDQVGNFIFGVKSLFDDEPSIPENENINKIRKLKQKVYQHSIDFEKAPVLKLFFVTTGEWKEPSQIKGKAERELQELDKRNLFSNKSKIEFYDAERLKQTYRELSRKSVKEIPFQTQIVLPDVSEKLNVRQSFIGCVPIKDYINLITNEDGVLAKGLFYDNVRDYQGDNKVNQEISKTLKDKTMQALLPLLNNGITIISKKVDKVGTKLKLSDFQIVNGCQSSNVIFENREFINNEVYLIVKIIETNDQTVINNIIRATNRQTEVRDEAFESLKPFHKDLEEYYKAMAKGYTNPIYYERRSKEYLGHPQIKPFQVVTLAAQVKAYVSLILEQPQSTHRYYGEILTSNSARLFNSTQNMHAYYTSSLIVNRLETLFRLRKIKKSYKDYKYHIAYVAYILLIKNNNNNKDKILTDAKNMNLILNIFIQSCKIIDSVKDTVSLSKEDAIRSRDFTFKLKAKI
- a CDS encoding efflux RND transporter periplasmic adaptor subunit; translation: MSLQKHWVSLHLRVLGPVLLAALLAGCDRGVAQNAVPQAPAVSVADVVVKPVSQWDSFNGRIEAVESVQLRPRVSGYIDKVNYTDGQEVKKGEVLFTIDDRTYRAALEQAQAALMRAKTQASLARSEASRTDKLIGTNVISREEWEQRRSAATQADADIRAAQAAVDAAQLNLDFTKVTAPIDGRASRALITSGNLVTAGDSASVLTTVVSQKTVYAYFDVDESTYLHYQNLARSGQGAASNHQALPVEIGLSGEEGYPHQGKVDFLDNQLTASTGTIRMRALLDNAQRQFTPGLFARVRLPGSAEFQALLINDKAVLTDQDRKYVYIVDKDGKAQRRDITPGRLASGLRIVQQGLNPGDKVIVDGLQKVFMPGMPVNAKPVDMAATSAAVN
- a CDS encoding HlyD family efflux transporter periplasmic adaptor subunit, whose translation is MKTSQHDVTNDDPDIQRESEFSGASRIILLITLLFILFGVWAWFGTLDEVSTGTGKVVPSSREQILQSLDGGIVTELLVHEGDKVQAGQIVARLDPTRSESNVGESAARYRASLASSARLYAEVNDQPLKFPDSLKASPDLVASETRLYKTRRAQLNDSESELRDALTSVNKELDITQRLVKSGAASHVEVLRLQRQKSDLGLRITDLRSQYYVQAREALSKANAEVDMLTSIIKGREDSVTRMTVRSPVRGIVKNIQVTTIGGVIPPNGEMMEIVPVDDHLLIEARLSPRDIAFIHPGQRALVKITAYDYAIYGGLEGSVETISPDTIQDKVKPEIVYYRVFIRTNQDYLVNKIGHHFSISPGMVATVDIKTGQKTIVEYLIKPFNRAREALRER
- a CDS encoding IS3 family transposase (programmed frameshift), whose protein sequence is MKKRFSDEQIISILREAEAGVSARELCRKHAISDATFYTWRKKYGGMEMPEVKRLKSLEEENARLKKLLAEAMLDKEALQVALGRKLLTTDQKREAVEFMCDATGLSQRRACTLTGLPLSTCRYEAQRPATDAHLSERITELALERRRFGYRRIWQLLRREGLHVNHKRVYRLYHLRGLGVKRRRRRKGLATERLPLLRPAAPNLTWSMDFVMDALATGRRIKCLTCVDDFTKECLTITIAFGISGVQVTRILDSIALFRGYPATIRTDRGPEFTCRALDQWAFEHGVELRLIQPGKPTQNGFIESFNGRFRDECLNEHWFSDIVHARKVINDWRQDYNECRPHSALNYQTPSEFAARWRNGKCEGKQTDITN